In Bos mutus isolate GX-2022 chromosome 2, NWIPB_WYAK_1.1, whole genome shotgun sequence, one DNA window encodes the following:
- the TEX44 gene encoding testis-expressed protein 44, which produces MTTVPSGEARATSTPSDGDSRSTDIPAVGSQSQVPLLADDLVSLDAVTSAERQDVDQASIEPATSGTTSESGDADKHEAAEGQAQEPREATALPADPAPGALKNSLGFQNLVQKGLLQDSSGTQNPQIFQVNSLVEEATPQAVATPDREQEPATATPSAEAQSPQNVEAQPIVSTADPKDQLDPGTADTPETVEEKPEGPEALNPDHDASLSAPASPGPGASAPGTGPLDSTAGEENSYMRSMTSLLGGGEGSISSLADILVWSDATMGLATGFLATGRGSVSDLLYSPGPSLRSVSSILGRASSALSSRLVVRTRLALRSVTHVLESVEQRTIEGIHSAMYYLTSHLTPH; this is translated from the coding sequence ATGACCACCGTGCCCTCGGGAGAGGCCAGAGCCACCAGCACCCCTTCAGATGGGGACAGCAGGTCTACAGACATCCCAGCAGTGGGGTCCCAAAGTCAGGTCCCCCTCCTCGCAGATGACCTGGTGTCTCTTGATGCTGTAACATCAGCCGAACGGCAGGATGTAGATCAGGCCTCCATTGAACCAGCCACCTCGGGGACCACGTCAGAGTCCGGGGATGCAGATAAGCATGAAGCTGCCGAGGGGCAGGCCCAGGAGCCCAGGGAGGCCACAGCCCTGCCTGCTGACCCGGCCCCAGGTGCCCTAAAAAATTCCCTGGGCTTCCAGAACCTAGTGCAGAAAGGGCTGCTGCAAGATTCCAGCGGGACTCAGAATCCTCAGATTTTCCAAGTTAACTCCCTGGTTGAGGAAGCAACGCCACAAGCAGTGGCCACCCCGGACAGAGAGCAGGAGCCAGCAACAGCCACCCCAAGTGCCGAGGCACAGTCCCCCCAAAATGTGGAGGCTCAGCCCATCGTGAGCACCGCAGACCCCAAGGACCAGCTTGACCCTGGGACTGCTGACACCCCTGAAACTGTTGAGGAGAAGCCAGAGGGTCCCGAAGCCTTGAACCCTGACCATGATGCTTCGCTGTCAGCCCCTGCCTCGCCAGGCCCCGGAGCATCGGCCCCAGGGACGGGTCCCCTGGACTCCACTGCTGGCGAGGAGAACAGCTACATGCGCTCCATGACCAGCTTGCTGGGCGGGGGCGAGGGGTCCATCAGCTCCCTGGCAGATATCCTGGTGTGGTCCGATGCCACCATGGGCCTGGCCACAGGCTTCCTGGCCACCGGCCGTGGCTCTGTGTCAGACCTGTTGTACAGCCCAGGGCCTAGCCTGCGCTCCGTCTCCAGCATCCTGGGGAGAGCCAGCTCTGCCCTGTCCTCCAGGCTGGTGGTGAGGACCAGATTGGCCCTGCGCTCTGTCACCCACGTGCTGGAATCAGTGGAGCAGAGGACCATCGAGGGCATCCATTCGGCCATGTACTACCTGACCAGCCATCTCACCCCACACTAG